The [Bacillus] selenitireducens MLS10 genome includes a region encoding these proteins:
- a CDS encoding DUF3055 domain-containing protein codes for MELYERLYDESERVNVQFVGVTTENGRFDFGIVFTTLFFGKPLITCMQTGKSCLLNRDDLDDLDHVKDLFDVHDDEEGVALQEFFRSVLPPSILEPQY; via the coding sequence ATGGAACTTTACGAAAGACTCTATGATGAATCTGAACGAGTGAATGTGCAATTTGTTGGTGTGACTACTGAAAATGGCCGTTTCGATTTTGGCATTGTTTTCACTACGTTATTCTTTGGTAAACCGTTAATCACCTGCATGCAGACGGGTAAATCCTGCTTATTGAACAGAGATGACTTGGATGATCTCGATCATGTGAAGGATTTGTTTGATGTTCATGACGATGAAGAAGGCGTGGCATTGCAGGAATTTTTCCGTTCAGTTTTGCCTCCGAGCATTCTTGAGCCACAGTATTGA
- the pdhA gene encoding pyruvate dehydrogenase (acetyl-transferring) E1 component subunit alpha gives MEKTKELQQVEDQFQTFQILDEEGKVVNEDAMPDLSDEQLKELMTRMVYTRIWDQRAISLNRQGRLGFYAPVAGQEASMIGSHFALEKQDWILPGYRDIPQIHYHGVPLKQAFLWSRGHFAGGQMPEGVRVMMPQIIIGAQIVQTAGVAMGLKKNKEDAVAITYTGDGGASQGDFYEGMNFAGAFNSPAIFVVQNNRFAISVPVEKQSAAKTIAQKAVAAGIHGVQVDGMDVLAVYAATQEARKRGLEDNGPTLIETLTYRYGPHTMAGDDPTRYRTSEEDSEWEKKDPLVRFRKFLEEKNLWTEEEEEKIVEQAKEDIKKAIKETDNEPKQKVTDLIKIMGEELPSNLQEQLEHYEAKESK, from the coding sequence ATGGAAAAAACAAAAGAACTTCAGCAGGTCGAAGATCAGTTTCAAACATTTCAAATTCTCGACGAAGAAGGAAAAGTTGTGAATGAAGATGCTATGCCGGATCTCTCTGATGAACAGTTAAAAGAACTGATGACCAGAATGGTATATACAAGAATTTGGGATCAGCGTGCTATTTCACTTAACCGACAAGGTCGACTGGGTTTCTATGCACCTGTCGCAGGTCAGGAAGCTTCAATGATCGGTTCTCATTTCGCTTTGGAGAAGCAAGACTGGATCTTGCCGGGTTATCGTGACATTCCGCAAATCCACTACCATGGCGTACCCCTAAAGCAGGCGTTCCTCTGGTCACGCGGTCACTTTGCAGGCGGTCAAATGCCTGAAGGAGTACGTGTTATGATGCCTCAGATCATTATCGGTGCTCAAATCGTTCAGACTGCAGGTGTTGCAATGGGTCTGAAAAAGAATAAAGAAGATGCTGTAGCGATCACGTACACCGGAGACGGAGGTGCATCTCAGGGTGATTTTTATGAAGGCATGAATTTTGCCGGTGCATTTAACAGTCCTGCGATCTTTGTTGTACAGAACAACCGATTTGCGATCTCTGTTCCGGTTGAGAAGCAGTCTGCGGCAAAAACCATTGCTCAAAAGGCAGTCGCTGCAGGGATACACGGTGTTCAGGTTGACGGTATGGATGTCCTTGCTGTTTACGCTGCAACACAGGAGGCAAGAAAGCGCGGACTTGAAGACAATGGTCCAACCCTGATTGAAACCCTCACGTACCGTTATGGTCCGCATACGATGGCCGGTGATGATCCGACCAGATACAGAACATCAGAAGAAGACAGTGAGTGGGAGAAGAAAGATCCACTTGTACGGTTCCGTAAATTCCTGGAAGAGAAAAACCTCTGGACGGAAGAAGAGGAAGAAAAGATTGTTGAACAGGCGAAGGAAGATATTAAAAAAGCCATTAAAGAAACTGACAACGAACCAAAACAAAAGGTAACGGATCTCATTAAAATCATGGGTGAAGAATTGCCTTCTAATCTGCAGGAACAACTCGAACACTACGAAGCAAAGGAGTCGAAGTAA
- the lpdA gene encoding dihydrolipoyl dehydrogenase, translating to MVVGDFPIEVDTLVIGSGPGGYVAAIRAAQLGQKVTIVERENLGGVCLNVGCIPSKALIEAGHRYHDAGNSEDMGISVNEVKLDFSKVQDWKQSVVEKLTGGVEGLLKGNEVDIVKGEAFFVDDSTVRIMDEKTSQTYKFENCIVATGSTPIELPAFKWSDKVMSSTGALGLTEVPEKLVVIGGGYIGVELGSAYANLGSEVTILEGTKQILPGFEKQMSQLVSRRLKKMGVTIKTEAFAQEMEETDTGVKIKAEVKGKEEEFEGDVLLVTVGRKPNTDELGLEQAGVELTDKGLVKIDKQCRTSASHIYAIGDIVEGPALAHKASYEAKVAAEAISGEASEIDYTAIPEVVFSGPELAQVGLTEQAAKDAGYDVIASKFPFQANGRALSLNDSEGFMKMVTRKEDGLVLGVQIAGHNASDMISEACVAIEAGMTAEDLALTIHAHPSLGEITMETAEVALGMPVHITK from the coding sequence ATGGTAGTAGGAGATTTTCCAATCGAAGTAGATACACTTGTCATTGGTTCAGGTCCAGGAGGGTATGTTGCAGCGATTCGCGCAGCACAGCTTGGGCAAAAAGTTACCATCGTTGAACGTGAAAATCTTGGTGGTGTCTGCCTGAATGTCGGTTGTATTCCATCCAAGGCGCTGATTGAAGCAGGACACCGTTACCATGATGCAGGAAATTCTGAAGACATGGGGATTTCTGTTAATGAAGTCAAATTGGATTTCTCTAAAGTTCAAGACTGGAAACAATCCGTCGTAGAAAAATTGACGGGTGGTGTCGAAGGGCTTCTTAAAGGTAATGAAGTGGATATTGTCAAAGGAGAAGCATTCTTTGTCGACGATTCCACGGTGCGAATTATGGATGAAAAGACGTCCCAAACGTATAAATTCGAGAACTGCATCGTTGCAACAGGCTCTACCCCAATTGAATTACCGGCTTTCAAATGGAGCGATAAAGTCATGTCTTCCACAGGCGCACTCGGTCTTACTGAAGTCCCTGAGAAGCTCGTTGTCATCGGAGGGGGATACATTGGCGTTGAACTCGGTTCTGCCTATGCAAATCTCGGTTCAGAAGTAACGATTCTTGAAGGCACAAAACAGATATTGCCTGGCTTTGAAAAGCAGATGAGTCAACTCGTTTCCCGTCGACTCAAAAAGATGGGCGTTACGATTAAAACAGAAGCCTTTGCACAGGAAATGGAAGAGACTGACACCGGCGTGAAGATTAAAGCTGAAGTAAAAGGAAAAGAAGAAGAGTTTGAAGGTGATGTGCTTCTCGTCACTGTCGGTAGAAAGCCAAATACTGATGAATTAGGCTTGGAGCAGGCTGGTGTAGAACTCACGGATAAAGGGCTTGTCAAAATTGATAAACAGTGCCGTACATCTGCATCACACATCTACGCCATTGGTGATATCGTTGAAGGTCCTGCACTTGCTCATAAAGCATCCTATGAAGCGAAAGTTGCGGCTGAAGCGATCTCAGGAGAAGCATCTGAGATTGATTACACTGCAATTCCGGAAGTGGTATTCTCAGGACCGGAGCTTGCTCAGGTCGGTCTGACTGAACAGGCGGCAAAAGATGCGGGATATGATGTCATTGCGTCTAAGTTTCCATTCCAAGCCAATGGACGTGCCTTGTCACTGAACGATTCAGAAGGCTTCATGAAGATGGTGACACGTAAAGAGGACGGGCTCGTTCTTGGTGTTCAGATTGCCGGTCATAATGCATCAGACATGATCTCTGAGGCATGCGTAGCCATTGAAGCAGGCATGACAGCTGAGGATCTTGCACTGACGATTCATGCACACCCATCTTTAGGTGAAATCACGATGGAAACAGCAGAAGTCGCCTTGGGCATGCCGGTACACATTACAAAGTAA
- the def gene encoding peptide deformylase, which translates to MLTMDDIVREGHPALRKPAEEVPVPLSEEDRQTLEDMMQFLRNSQDPETAETYGLRPGVGLAAPQINVSKNMFVVRFAEEDEEPIEMTFVNPKIISHSAETTHLPDGEGCLSVDRSVEGTVPRYSRVKVEATDENGHSFTIRLRGFFAIVFQHEFDHLNGIMFYDRIDGDDPYKEDVPPALKVIRSQDDTPLSF; encoded by the coding sequence ATGCTGACAATGGATGATATCGTCCGTGAAGGACACCCCGCACTGCGGAAACCCGCTGAAGAAGTACCGGTACCCCTTTCTGAGGAAGACCGTCAAACCCTTGAAGATATGATGCAGTTTTTAAGAAACAGCCAAGACCCCGAAACGGCAGAAACTTACGGATTGCGGCCTGGTGTCGGACTTGCTGCACCGCAGATTAATGTCTCCAAAAACATGTTCGTTGTCCGATTTGCAGAAGAAGACGAGGAACCGATAGAGATGACCTTCGTCAATCCGAAAATTATCAGTCACTCTGCCGAAACCACACATCTCCCTGACGGAGAAGGCTGTCTGTCAGTTGATCGTTCCGTCGAAGGAACGGTTCCCCGATATTCCAGGGTGAAAGTCGAGGCAACAGACGAGAATGGTCATTCTTTCACCATCAGGCTGAGAGGTTTTTTTGCAATTGTGTTCCAACACGAATTCGACCATCTGAACGGTATCATGTTTTATGACAGAATTGACGGGGATGACCCCTATAAAGAGGACGTCCCGCCGGCATTGAAAGTCATTCGGAGTCAGGATGACACCCCCCTCTCTTTTTAA
- a CDS encoding M23 family metallopeptidase — protein sequence MMKHVWGLSLAVLSMTACGINENNSDNQESENSSAEIPEDIQNEEAENETNSDAHEDPTEDEEDQKDERPGQFTISLSVQNLDDQKLISLAELSDEAEGSLKIDSLHRTAHLSIWEKDFYFVEEVPVIQVNGIHHNADDLPLSADEEDAFIPVAFLEDFLSADVELDNGELTVRLDYEELEQWSDPRDDFDHDSMTVDEMIDYLSFLESPIEGAEVSTVESHLPGAPRAYRNGYHEGIDWYDYTTEVVIDTSTPVLAQGEGTVIRADHDFEDYPSHEVRNQDLELAADSGVTPEYILDRLRGQQIWVQYERGVMIRFAHLDQIPEDLKVGDVVDAETVIGYVGNSGTSGALDGDGSGLHLHQDLLIYDTLFYEPFSIEETKMIIHALWGTS from the coding sequence ATGATGAAACACGTATGGGGTCTGTCATTGGCAGTACTGTCAATGACAGCCTGTGGTATAAATGAAAATAATAGCGATAACCAAGAGTCAGAGAATTCTTCTGCAGAAATACCGGAAGATATTCAAAATGAAGAAGCTGAAAATGAAACAAACAGCGATGCCCATGAGGACCCCACAGAAGATGAAGAGGATCAGAAGGACGAAAGACCAGGGCAATTCACCATCTCGCTCTCTGTTCAGAATCTAGATGATCAGAAGCTGATTTCACTTGCCGAACTTTCTGATGAAGCTGAAGGATCTCTGAAGATAGATTCGTTACACAGAACGGCGCATTTGTCGATCTGGGAAAAGGATTTTTATTTCGTGGAAGAGGTGCCCGTCATACAGGTTAATGGCATTCATCATAATGCGGATGACTTGCCCTTAAGTGCAGACGAAGAGGATGCCTTTATTCCTGTTGCTTTTCTCGAGGACTTTCTGAGCGCGGATGTGGAACTGGATAATGGTGAGCTGACTGTCCGGCTTGATTATGAAGAACTGGAACAATGGTCGGATCCCCGTGATGATTTCGATCATGACAGTATGACTGTCGATGAGATGATTGATTACTTATCCTTTCTTGAATCTCCCATAGAGGGCGCTGAAGTGAGTACCGTTGAAAGTCATTTACCCGGTGCTCCCCGTGCATACAGAAACGGCTATCATGAGGGGATCGACTGGTATGATTATACGACAGAAGTGGTGATTGACACGTCGACGCCGGTTCTTGCACAGGGAGAAGGCACGGTTATAAGGGCTGATCATGATTTTGAGGATTACCCTTCTCATGAAGTTCGTAATCAGGACTTGGAGCTGGCTGCAGATTCAGGGGTTACACCTGAATATATTCTGGATCGTCTTCGCGGACAACAGATTTGGGTTCAGTATGAACGAGGTGTGATGATTCGCTTCGCTCATTTGGATCAAATTCCGGAGGACCTGAAAGTCGGAGACGTTGTAGATGCAGAAACCGTGATCGGATATGTCGGAAACAGTGGGACCAGCGGGGCGCTTGATGGTGATGGGAGCGGCTTGCACTTACATCAGGATCTGCTGATTTATGATACCCTGTTTTACGAACCATTTTCCATTGAAGAAACAAAAATGATTATTCATGCACTGTGGGGAACATCTTAA
- a CDS encoding polysaccharide deacetylase family protein, with product MKRTVLSVATVMLLSACGGDNVNNDNVTAEDSNNETNNEEHNNESNEPEEDYANEESEEADEMEETIDENEADEEAVEEEPEILYELHSDHTVRPIDEADEQVVLFTIDDAPDSHGVEMAEVLAELEVPAIFFVNGHFINDDVGAQELQAIYDLGFEIGNHSMTHPNFSQITEEEQYEEIVLLNDKIEEITGERPRFFRAPFGVNTDYSKQVVEDEGMQWMNWTYGYDYFAEYMEKDALAEIMVETELLRNGANLLMHDREFTKEALPDIVSGLREKGYDFVDPDTIQ from the coding sequence ATGAAACGAACAGTACTGTCTGTCGCAACGGTGATGCTGCTTTCTGCATGCGGAGGCGACAACGTAAATAACGATAACGTTACAGCAGAAGATTCAAATAACGAGACAAATAATGAGGAACATAACAACGAAAGCAACGAACCGGAAGAAGATTATGCGAATGAAGAATCAGAAGAAGCTGATGAAATGGAAGAGACCATTGATGAAAATGAAGCAGATGAAGAAGCGGTTGAAGAAGAACCGGAAATTCTCTATGAACTTCATAGCGATCACACCGTGAGACCGATCGATGAAGCAGATGAACAGGTTGTTCTGTTTACCATTGATGATGCACCGGATTCACACGGCGTTGAAATGGCCGAAGTACTCGCTGAGCTTGAAGTACCAGCGATTTTCTTTGTGAATGGGCATTTTATCAATGATGATGTCGGCGCTCAGGAACTGCAGGCAATTTATGACCTCGGTTTTGAAATAGGCAATCATTCAATGACACATCCGAACTTCAGTCAGATTACCGAGGAAGAGCAGTACGAGGAAATCGTACTGTTAAATGATAAAATTGAAGAGATTACGGGTGAGCGCCCTCGTTTCTTCAGAGCTCCTTTTGGAGTAAATACGGACTACAGTAAACAGGTTGTGGAAGATGAGGGGATGCAGTGGATGAATTGGACATATGGCTATGATTACTTTGCCGAGTATATGGAAAAGGATGCCTTGGCAGAGATCATGGTTGAGACTGAGTTGCTTCGAAATGGAGCCAATCTCCTTATGCATGACCGGGAATTCACGAAAGAAGCACTCCCTGACATCGTAAGCGGTTTGAGGGAAAAAGGCTATGATTTTGTAGATCCTGATACGATTCAATGA
- a CDS encoding YkyA family protein — protein MKKSLLVSIGTLAVLTACNDENPAEFMYDHLEESVSIEMEMASIQEPLQTMEQEELAMYEEMLTISDIEDIVPLAEEAVSSAQERRSMMDEELEIVERSYEEFNEARNYMDDLDEEVLPYAEDVMSAMDERYDHYQELHSSYMTSIDLDIELYEMMKDEDIEIETLEEQHDIVNAAYENISSLNDEFNELTRQYNDRKIEFYEAADLNVTFE, from the coding sequence ATGAAAAAAAGTCTTTTGGTGTCGATTGGCACACTGGCAGTATTGACTGCGTGTAATGATGAAAACCCTGCGGAATTTATGTATGATCATTTGGAAGAGTCGGTATCCATTGAAATGGAAATGGCGTCTATCCAGGAGCCACTGCAAACGATGGAACAGGAAGAACTCGCTATGTATGAAGAAATGCTGACTATTTCTGATATAGAAGATATCGTGCCTCTGGCCGAAGAGGCTGTTTCTTCGGCGCAAGAGCGACGCAGTATGATGGACGAAGAACTTGAGATTGTAGAGCGTTCATATGAAGAATTTAACGAAGCAAGAAACTACATGGATGACCTCGATGAAGAAGTCCTTCCATATGCAGAAGATGTCATGAGTGCTATGGATGAGCGTTATGATCACTATCAGGAACTGCACAGTTCTTATATGACATCAATTGATCTGGATATTGAACTTTATGAAATGATGAAAGATGAGGATATTGAAATAGAGACGCTCGAAGAGCAGCACGATATAGTGAATGCCGCGTATGAGAATATCAGCTCACTTAATGATGAATTTAATGAACTGACGAGGCAGTACAATGATCGAAAAATAGAGTTTTATGAAGCGGCAGACCTGAACGTCACTTTTGAATAA
- a CDS encoding alpha-ketoacid dehydrogenase subunit beta, whose protein sequence is MAQMTMIQAITDGMRNALKSDEKVLVFGEDVGQNGGVFRATEGLQKEFGEDRVFDTPLAESGIGGLATGLGVTGYRPVMEIQFFGFVFETFDAIAAQMARMRYRSGGVYHSPVTIRSPFGGGVKTPELHADSLEGLMAQSPGIKVVIPSGPYDAKGLLISAIRDNDPVVFLEHMKLYRSFREEVPEEEYTLPLGKANVKKEGTDVTIITYGAMVQASMKAAEQLEKDGVAAEVIDLRTISPLDVDTIIESVKKTNRAVVVQEAQKQAGIAANVVAEINDRAILSLEAPVKRVTAPDTVFPFASAEDTWLPNHKDIIEAVNGVINF, encoded by the coding sequence ATGGCACAAATGACAATGATCCAGGCTATTACAGATGGTATGCGTAATGCATTGAAGAGTGATGAGAAAGTATTGGTTTTCGGGGAAGATGTTGGTCAAAACGGCGGTGTATTTCGCGCGACAGAAGGACTGCAAAAAGAATTCGGTGAAGATCGCGTTTTTGACACACCACTTGCAGAATCCGGAATAGGCGGATTGGCAACGGGTCTTGGTGTTACAGGCTACCGTCCGGTCATGGAGATTCAGTTCTTCGGTTTTGTGTTTGAAACGTTTGATGCGATTGCCGCACAGATGGCGCGTATGCGTTACCGCTCGGGTGGCGTTTATCATTCTCCAGTGACAATCCGCTCACCGTTCGGCGGGGGTGTTAAGACGCCTGAGCTTCATGCGGACAGCCTTGAAGGACTCATGGCTCAGTCACCGGGTATTAAAGTGGTGATTCCATCAGGTCCATACGACGCCAAAGGACTTTTGATCTCAGCGATTCGGGACAATGACCCTGTCGTGTTTCTTGAGCATATGAAGCTTTACCGTTCATTCCGTGAAGAAGTACCGGAAGAAGAGTACACACTGCCACTTGGTAAAGCAAACGTCAAGAAAGAAGGAACAGATGTCACCATCATCACATACGGTGCAATGGTGCAGGCTTCCATGAAAGCAGCCGAACAACTCGAGAAAGACGGTGTCGCTGCTGAAGTGATTGATTTGAGAACGATCAGTCCACTTGATGTTGACACGATTATCGAATCTGTAAAGAAGACGAATCGCGCTGTGGTAGTGCAAGAGGCACAAAAGCAGGCCGGTATTGCGGCGAATGTTGTCGCAGAAATTAACGACCGCGCGATTTTAAGCCTAGAGGCACCTGTAAAACGCGTAACAGCGCCGGATACTGTCTTCCCGTTTGCGTCTGCGGAAGATACCTGGCTGCCAAATCACAAAGATATCATCGAAGCGGTTAACGGTGTCATCAACTTCTAA
- a CDS encoding dihydrolipoyllysine-residue acetyltransferase, which yields MAYEFKLPDIGEGIHEGEIAKWNVKEGDEIKEDDVLCEVQNDKAVVEIPSPVDGKIAKIHVEEGVVTEVGTVIVSFETDAEQPEDAHGKEEEQEEASSSETESTSTSSKSSGYEFKLPDIGEGIHEGEVAKWNVKEGDEVKEDDVLCEVQNDKAVVEIPSPVDGTVKKIHVEEGVVINVGDVIITFDTDAEQPEDAHGSSGEEAPKTDDKAPKSTAKSSEPLDENRRVIAMPSVRKFAREKDVDIRQVRGSGKNGRVLKEDIETFVNGDQAAAEETDAAATQASKSSEPAKEEQKKEKQSVPAYQPANAELETREKMSGIRRAISKAMVNSKHTAPHVTLMDEIDVTDLVAHRKQFKQAAQDKGIKLTYLPYVVKALTSAIREYPILNASVDDSTDEIVYKHYFNIGIAADTEKGLLVPVVKDTERKSIFSISDEINQLADKARNGSLSSDEMKGGSTTITNIGSAGGQWFNPVINHPEVAILGLGRIAEKPIVKEGEIVIAPVLALSLSFDHRVIDGATAQHAMNHIKRLLNDPQLLMMEG from the coding sequence ATGGCTTATGAATTTAAACTCCCTGATATCGGAGAAGGGATCCACGAAGGTGAAATCGCCAAGTGGAACGTAAAAGAAGGCGATGAAATCAAAGAAGATGACGTGCTTTGTGAAGTGCAGAATGACAAAGCAGTAGTGGAAATCCCATCACCTGTTGACGGAAAAATTGCAAAAATACATGTAGAAGAAGGTGTCGTAACCGAAGTCGGGACAGTCATTGTTTCCTTCGAGACAGATGCGGAACAGCCTGAGGATGCACACGGCAAAGAAGAAGAGCAGGAAGAAGCATCATCTTCTGAAACAGAATCCACTTCAACCTCTTCCAAATCTTCAGGATATGAGTTTAAACTTCCTGATATTGGTGAAGGTATACATGAAGGTGAAGTTGCGAAATGGAATGTAAAAGAAGGCGACGAGGTGAAGGAAGACGACGTCCTTTGCGAAGTGCAAAATGATAAGGCTGTAGTGGAAATTCCGTCACCGGTTGACGGTACCGTAAAGAAAATACATGTAGAAGAAGGCGTCGTCATCAATGTCGGTGATGTTATTATTACCTTTGATACAGATGCGGAACAGCCTGAAGATGCTCACGGCAGTTCTGGTGAAGAAGCGCCGAAGACAGACGATAAAGCTCCAAAATCAACTGCCAAGTCTTCTGAACCTTTGGATGAGAACCGGCGCGTGATTGCGATGCCGTCCGTTCGGAAATTTGCCCGGGAAAAAGATGTCGATATCCGTCAAGTGCGAGGGTCCGGAAAAAATGGCCGCGTATTGAAGGAGGACATCGAAACCTTTGTCAATGGTGACCAGGCAGCAGCTGAAGAAACAGACGCAGCTGCCACTCAGGCATCAAAAAGCAGCGAACCGGCAAAAGAAGAACAGAAAAAAGAAAAACAGTCCGTTCCAGCTTATCAGCCTGCAAATGCAGAACTTGAAACAAGAGAAAAGATGTCAGGCATTCGCCGTGCAATTTCAAAAGCCATGGTCAATTCCAAGCACACTGCTCCGCATGTGACGCTGATGGATGAAATTGATGTAACTGATCTGGTAGCGCACCGTAAACAGTTTAAGCAGGCCGCACAAGACAAGGGTATCAAATTAACCTATCTGCCATACGTAGTAAAAGCACTCACATCTGCGATCCGCGAATATCCAATCCTGAATGCATCTGTGGATGATTCAACGGATGAAATTGTATATAAGCATTACTTTAATATCGGTATCGCGGCAGATACAGAAAAAGGCCTTCTTGTACCGGTTGTGAAAGACACAGAACGTAAGTCCATTTTCAGTATTTCTGATGAGATCAACCAGCTTGCGGATAAAGCACGCAATGGCAGTCTCTCTTCAGATGAAATGAAAGGCGGTTCCACAACGATTACCAATATCGGTTCTGCCGGTGGACAGTGGTTCAACCCGGTTATCAACCATCCTGAAGTCGCGATTCTCGGTCTCGGACGCATTGCTGAAAAACCGATTGTCAAAGAAGGTGAAATTGTTATCGCACCAGTCCTTGCTCTGTCACTGAGTTTCGATCACCGTGTTATTGACGGTGCGACAGCGCAGCACGCCATGAACCACATTAAGCGGTTACTGAACGATCCACAATTACTCATGATGGAGGGATAA
- a CDS encoding flagellar assembly protein A encodes MEQTRIFEADTVREAISKAEKSFAVPSDLLEIEVMDTGEKKLFGFRTIPAKIKATYHEENGHDVNWEDVVLDMMEHYELPETQESVPDRSEPKKDLIGKAWVKDGSLYYETGSDLKPVIIPGNIGKVYRNNAEMTSRFKINDGDQISFVAENKMTETYWSLKVKEEKQQIELFVRPGEIAIPYLKDCPPAYELKLEYEYRHQRQNQLNPEDVLEQLKKMEVFDEIIRYDEINHACRTMEEGTFIPAEGKLPVDGKHGELQFNVEIEKKHLLYREKADGTLDFRESSYIPSVQDGDILGKVVPPEKGEDGLSVFGQLLKAKDGLPVKIKTGHGLEYDEESNTIISRAYGRPVVKRAGLSAHISILPTYTHNGDLTVKDGNISFIGAVEVTGDVYEGMKVSAEGGIYIHRNVMSAVLQARNDIVVMKNAINSTVNAGKDNDLYQKATSKLSVFNKEMKSMVGALKQLFQTGHIQGVYDEKKGLRPVIRVLADKKFKNYRPATESVIAFIDQEEAALDQPWHDLRDRLKTYISISLRPEKVEMEHVEAIWKQAMTLQEISETPSESAASITLSYTLNSTLFSSGTIDITGKGAVQSHLKAGKSVTVKGRLIGGRVYGEEKVVIEKAGSETGVKTIIETSEDGKIYIDEAFPDVYLRVGKSSKLLTEKRMQLLVQLDENGQIVISSIL; translated from the coding sequence ATGGAACAAACCCGCATTTTTGAAGCAGATACAGTTCGCGAAGCAATCTCCAAAGCAGAGAAATCTTTTGCAGTTCCGTCTGACTTACTTGAAATTGAGGTTATGGATACAGGGGAGAAGAAGCTGTTTGGCTTTCGCACAATTCCTGCAAAAATAAAAGCAACATACCATGAAGAAAATGGACATGACGTCAACTGGGAAGACGTCGTTCTTGATATGATGGAACACTATGAGTTGCCGGAAACACAAGAGAGTGTTCCAGACAGATCCGAACCAAAAAAAGATCTGATCGGCAAGGCTTGGGTCAAAGACGGATCTCTTTATTATGAAACAGGGTCTGACCTTAAGCCGGTAATTATTCCCGGCAACATCGGCAAGGTTTATCGAAACAATGCCGAAATGACATCCCGGTTTAAAATTAATGATGGTGATCAGATTTCGTTTGTTGCAGAAAATAAAATGACCGAAACATACTGGTCTTTGAAAGTAAAAGAAGAAAAGCAGCAAATTGAATTATTTGTGAGACCGGGAGAAATCGCAATTCCGTATTTAAAAGATTGTCCACCGGCCTATGAATTAAAACTGGAGTATGAGTATCGTCATCAGCGCCAAAATCAGCTCAACCCCGAAGATGTGCTTGAACAACTGAAAAAAATGGAAGTCTTTGATGAAATCATTCGTTATGATGAAATCAATCACGCCTGCCGGACAATGGAGGAAGGAACATTTATCCCTGCCGAAGGTAAGTTGCCGGTTGATGGGAAACACGGGGAACTGCAATTCAATGTTGAAATTGAAAAGAAACATTTATTATACCGGGAGAAAGCGGACGGCACGCTAGATTTTCGGGAATCGAGTTATATACCAAGCGTTCAGGACGGTGATATCCTGGGGAAGGTTGTTCCGCCTGAGAAAGGGGAGGATGGGCTTTCTGTTTTCGGGCAACTTCTGAAAGCGAAAGATGGCCTGCCTGTAAAGATTAAAACCGGTCACGGACTTGAATATGACGAAGAATCGAATACGATCATCAGCAGAGCGTATGGAAGACCGGTCGTTAAGCGGGCGGGGTTATCTGCCCATATTTCGATTTTACCGACGTATACGCATAACGGGGATTTAACGGTCAAGGACGGGAATATTTCGTTTATTGGGGCTGTCGAAGTCACCGGCGATGTATACGAAGGGATGAAGGTGTCTGCAGAAGGCGGTATTTATATTCACCGAAATGTAATGAGTGCAGTCCTGCAGGCAAGAAATGATATCGTGGTAATGAAAAATGCAATCAATTCCACTGTAAATGCAGGTAAAGACAATGATCTCTACCAAAAGGCCACATCCAAACTTTCTGTATTTAACAAAGAAATGAAATCAATGGTGGGTGCTTTAAAGCAACTGTTTCAAACGGGACATATTCAGGGAGTTTATGATGAGAAAAAAGGGTTGCGTCCTGTAATTCGCGTCCTTGCAGATAAAAAATTTAAAAATTACAGACCTGCGACTGAATCGGTGATTGCTTTTATTGATCAGGAAGAGGCAGCTCTTGATCAGCCTTGGCACGATCTGAGAGACCGTTTAAAGACTTACATTTCAATTTCCCTCCGACCTGAAAAGGTAGAGATGGAGCATGTAGAAGCGATTTGGAAGCAAGCGATGACCTTGCAGGAGATCAGCGAAACCCCTTCGGAGTCGGCGGCTTCGATTACGTTATCGTATACGTTAAATTCAACCCTGTTTTCGAGCGGGACGATTGATATCACCGGAAAGGGTGCTGTTCAATCTCATTTGAAAGCGGGTAAGAGTGTAACTGTGAAGGGCAGGCTGATTGGGGGCCGCGTTTACGGCGAAGAAAAAGTGGTCATAGAAAAAGCGGGATCTGAAACAGGGGTGAAAACAATTATCGAAACGTCTGAAGACGGAAAGATCTATATTGATGAAGCCTTTCCGGATGTGTATCTCAGAGTCGGCAAATCCTCAAAACTGCTTACTGAAAAGCGGATGCAGCTGCTTGTTCAGCTCGATGAAAATGGTCAGATTGTAATCTCCTCGATTCTGTAA